In Anomalospiza imberbis isolate Cuckoo-Finch-1a 21T00152 unplaced genomic scaffold, ASM3175350v1 scaffold_46, whole genome shotgun sequence, a single genomic region encodes these proteins:
- the LOC137466871 gene encoding olfactory receptor 14J1-like yields MSNSSSISHFLLLALADTRQLQLLHFCLFLGISLAALLGNGLIISAVACGHHLHTPMFFFLLNLALSDLGSICTTVPKAMHNSLWDTTTISYTGCTAQVFSFVFFISAELSLLTIMCYDRYVSICKPLHYGTLLGSRACAHMAAAAWASAFLNALLHTANTFSLPLCQGNALGQFFCEIPQILKLACSHFYLRELGVLAVSAILSFGCFVFMVFSYVQIFRAVLRIPSEQGRHKAFSTCIPHLAVVSLFFSTAVFAYLKPPSISSPSLDLALSVLYSVVPPALNPLIYSLRNQELKAAVWTLMTGWFRKH; encoded by the coding sequence atgtccaacagcagctccatcagccacttcctcctgctggcactggcagacacgcggcagctgcagctcctgcacttctgcctcttcctgggcatctccctggctgccctcctgggcaacggcctcatcatcagcgccgtagcctgcggccaccacctgcacacgcccatgttcttcttcctgctcaacctggccctcagcgacctgggctccatctgcaccactgtccccaaagccatgcacaattccctctgggacaccaccaccatctcctacacaggatgtaCTGCTCAGgtcttttcttttgtctttttcatctcagcagagctttccctcctgaccatcatgtgctacgaccgctacgtgtccatctgcaaacccctgcactacgggaccctcctgggcagcagagcttgtgcccacatggcagcagctgcctgggccagtgcctttctcaatgctctgctgcacacagccaatacattttccctgcccctgtgccaaggcaatgccctgggccagttcttctgtgaaatcccccagatcctcaagctcgCCTGCTCACACTTCTACCTCAGAGAACTTGGGGTCCTTGCAGTTAGTGCCATTTTAtcatttggctgttttgtgttcatggttttctcctatgtgcagatcttcagggctgtgctgaggatcccctctgagcagggacggcacaaagccttttccacctgcatccctcacctggccgtggtctccctgttcttcagcactgcagtgtttgcctacctgaagcccccctccatctcctccccatccctggatctggccctgtcagttctgtactcagtagtgcctccagccctgaaccctctcatctacagcctgaggaaccaggagctcaaagctgcagtgtggacactgatgactggatggtttcggAAACATTAA